A stretch of Caenorhabditis elegans chromosome IV DNA encodes these proteins:
- the Y51H4A.6 gene encoding uncharacterized protein (Predicted) yields MHRNYLKKKQNLIFSEKQQSVEKYGDDWVHHFHTANARETFGKKIFGIFFPRNLSIERTRETPTAKEGDLLHNGNY; encoded by the exons ATGCATcgcaattatttaaaaaaaaaacagaatttgatattttcagaaaagcagCAAAGTGTGGAGAAGTATGGAGATGATTGGGTTCACCACTTTCACACGGCGAATGCACGAGAGACCTTTGGAAagaagatttttggaattttttttcccagaaaccT gtCCATCGAAAGAACTCGAGAAACTCCAACAGCGAAGGAAGGGGACTTGCTACACAATGGAAATTATTAa